The DNA window GGAGCTGCAAGCCGGGGCCGAGCCGGATTTGCAGCACGACAGCAGCACCAACGCTTTGATTCGGCGCTACCGGGCGGGCAGACGGGCGGAGTAGATTGTTCTCGCCTTAGCTCTCAGGGGAGAGCCGCCCGTCTGCAAGTCTAGGAAGCTCAGGTGCTCAGAATTTCCCGAAATCCGGCTTGCGTTTCTCGGCAAAGGCCCGCACGCCCTCTTTGTGCTCGGCATGGTCGCCTGCCAGTTGTTGCAAGACCGATTCGTTGTCCAGCGCGGCGTCCAGCGAGCTGCTCAGGGCAAAGTTGAGCGCCTGCTTGGTAAGGGCGAGGGCGTTCAGCGGGCGGGCCGCTAGGCGCTCGGCATAGGCCTGCACATCGTCTGCGAAGGTTTCGGCGCTGTAGACCTGCTCGCACAGGCCCATCTTCAGCCCGTCTGCGGCGCTTACCTTTTCGGCAAAGGCCATTAATTCAAAAGCTCTGGCCGCGCCCACCGAGCGGGGCAAGAACCAAGTGCTGCCCGCGTCAGGGATCAGGGCGATGTTGGAAAACACCTCGATCAGGGTGGCGTTCTCGCTCCATAGCCGGACATCGCCGCTGAGGGCCAGACTCGCGCCTGCGCCCGCTGCCACGCCATTAACCGCCGTGATGACCGGCTTTTTCAGGCCCCGAATGGTTTGAATCAGCGGAATGTACGTGTGGCGCAGGTGCTCAGTGAAGTTGGTGCTGCCTTCCCGGTTTTGCACGTCTCCCAAATCCTGCCCGGCGCAAAAGCCGCGCCCCGCTCCGGTGATGACGACAACGCGCACGGCGGGATCGGTTTCGGCCGCTTTGAGGGCCTCGGTCAGTGAGAAAAGCAGCTCGTCATTGGCGGCGTTGAGGCGCTCGGGGCGGTTGAGACTCAGTGTCAGGACAGCGTTCTTGGTTTCAGACAAAAGAACAGGATTGGATGAAGTCATAAGGTTTAGAGTATACGGTTGCCGTTCAATCCGTTCCAAAAATGCAACCCCGTCATTTTTACAATTCTTTTCCTGACAACCGCTCTTTTCTCCTTCCGCTGTCTTGGGCAGAACGGCATCACTCGTGCCTGCCGCTTCGACAATTCTGTCACCGAAGTTCTCATTCCTCGTGCAGGGCCTCATTCCTCTTGCAGCGCAAGGTCGAGTGCCGCTTCCGCCGCCGTGAAATGCATCTGACTGGCTTCTACGGCGGCCTGCTCGTGGCCCGCTTTCACTGCGGCGAGCAGCACTTGGTGGCGCATCAGCAGCTCGGCAAACCCCAGCGCCGACGGCTCGGCATTGCGCCCGGCGCGGATGCTGTAGCGGGCAGCTTTGCTCAGCGCCGTGACTTGCAGCGCGATCAAAGGGTTGCCCGACGCCTCGGCCAGCAGCGCGTGAAAGTGAACGTCGTGACGAATGTACGCGCCTCCAATCGGCCCCGCTTCACGCATGGCGTCCAGCGCCCGCTGAAGTGACTCCAGCGCGTCGGGCGTGGCGTGACGGGCTGCCAAACGCGCCGCCTGGGTGTCGAGCGCCGAGCGCAACTCCATGATTTGCAGCGGCGTGACCTGTCCGGTGTACATGGCGTGGCGCATCAAGGCGCTGACCGGTAGCGAGTCGATCCGGCTGACTCTGGGTGTCCTGCCGTTGGAAATGTCGATCACGCCGGTGGCCGCCAGCGTCCGGTAAGCTTCGCGCACCACGCTGCGGCTGACATTGAGCTCACGGCTCAGTTTCATTTCACTCGGCACCGCGTCGCCCGCTTTCAAGCGCTCGTGGCGGATGTATTCCATCAAGTATCGGCTGACCTGAAAAGCGCGGCTGTCAGCAGTTTGGTCGGTGGTGGGAAGTTTAGTCATCACTGGTGGTGAGCAGAGCGGACTCAAACTCCTGCCCTTGCAACAGCCTATCAGACAGGTTAGGGTTGAGGGGCATCCAACCTTGTTTTTCTCCCACCTTTTTTCGCATCTTCGGAGGGTCAACCATGACCGGTACATTAGATCAGACCACTGCGGTATTTACCCGCTCAGGGCGCACCCAAGACTTGCAGCAGCGCCTCAGCGCCTTTATGCAGGAGCACATCTACCCCAACGAGGCCGAGTTCGCCCGGCAAGTCGACACCGGCAACCGCTGGGAACACGTGCAGCTCATTGAAGACCTCAAGCCTCTGGCGCGTGAAGCGGGCTTATGGAACCTGTTTTTGCCGCGTGAAAGCGACCCGGAAGGCCAGTTCGGTGCAGGTCTGAGCAGCCTCGACTATGCGCCGCTATGCGAGATCATGGGCCGGGTCTGGTGGGCACCCGAAATCTTTAACTGCAACGCCCCTGACACCGGCAATATGGAAGTGCTGACCCGCTACGGCACCAAAGAGCAGCAAGAAACCTGGTTGACGCCGCTGCTGAACGGTGAAATCCGCTCCTGCTTCGCCATGACCGAGCCGGAAGTGGCCTCGTCGGACGCCACCAATATCGAGTCCAGCATCACCCGTGACGGCGACGAGTATGTACTCAACGGGCGCAAGTGGTGGACTTCGGGCGCAGGCGATCCCCGCTGCAAAGTCGTCATCTTCATGGGCAAGACCGACCCCAACGCCGAGCGCCACCTGCAACAGTCGATGATTCTGGTTCCACTGGACGCGAAGGGTGTGACCATCAAGCGGATGCTGACGGTGTTCGGTTACGACGACGCGCCGCACGGCCACGCCGAAGTCATCTTCGAGAATGTGCGCGTTCCTGTGACCAGCATGCTGCTGGGCGAGGGACGCGGCTTTGAAATTGCGCAGGGCCGCCTCGGGCCGGGCCGCATTCACCACTGTATGCGCCTGATCGGGCAGGCCGAGCGGGCTTTGGAATTGATGGTGGCGCGGGCCGCTGAGCGCGTGGCGTTCGGCAAACCGCTGGCCGCCCACCAGCACGTCCACGAGCTGATCGCCGAGAGCCGCATCGAGATCGATCAGGCTCGCCTGCTGACCTTGCAAGCCGCCCACATGATGGACACGGTGGGCAACAAAGCCGCCCGCTCGCAGATCGCCGCCATCAAGGTGGTCGCCCCGAACGTGGCCCTTAAAGTCATTGACCGCGCCATTCAGGTGTTCGGCGGCGCGGGCGTCAGCGGCGACACGCCATTGGCCCAGATGTACGCTCAGGCCCGCACCCTGCGGCTGGCCGACGGCCCCGACATCGTGCATTTGGAAACGGTGGCCAAAATGGAACTCAAGCGGCAAGGCGTGGATACCCGGAGGAAAGCAAATGGAGCTTAAAGGCAAAACCGTTGTCGTCACCGGCAGCGCGTCCGGCATCGGCAAAGCCCTGACCGAGCGCTTCGTCAAGGAAGGAGCGCGGGTGATCGCCTCAGACCGCAGCGCCGAGGCGGGCCAGCGCGAGGCCGAGTCGGCTGGAGCCAGATTCGTGGCGGCAGATGTCAGCCACGAAAAAGACATTCAGCGACTCATCGAAGATGTCTGGGCCAATGAGGGCGAGATCGATCTGTTTTGCTCGAATGCCGGCATCGCCATCGGCGCGGGGCCGGAATCGCCCGATAGCCAGTGGAGGCTCATCGAAAACGTCAACGTGATGAGCCATGTCTGGGCCGCCCGCCACCTGCTGCCGCGCATGCTGGAGCGCGGCGAAGGCTACTTGTTCAACACCGCCTCAGCGGCGGGCCTGTTGACCGAGCTGCATTCCGCGCCCTACGCCGTGACCAAGCACGCGGCGCTGGCCTTTGCCGAGTGGCTGGCGATCACCTACGGAGACAGGGGCATTAAAGTGTCGTGCCTGTGCCCGGAAGGCGTCTGGACACCGATGATTCAGAATGCGCCGCTGCTCCAGCAAACCGCCGTGACCACCGACGTGCTGGTGGAAGCGGTGCTGGAAGCCCTACACGAGGAAAAATTCCTGATCACCACCCACGCCAGCACCTTGCAGAGTTTTCAAGTCAAGGCGGAAAACTACGACAACTGGATCGGTAAAATGCGGCGGCTGCGCGGTAAGGCGATGGCGCTGCTGCAAAATGCCAGCGTTGGCAGCAAACCAGAGTGAGCGCCCCTTCCTCTGATACGGCCCGCGTCCGCAGGGGTGAGGAACTTGATCTGGACGCTCTGTATGAGGCTCTGCGCCCAGTGCTGGGCGACGTCCAACTTGAAGTCGAGCAGTTTCCCGGCGGCCACAGCAACCTGACGTATCTGGTGAAGGCCGGAGCGGGTGACAGTGCAGCCGAGTATGTGCTGCGCCGCGCTCCGCTGGGGCCGGTTGCGCCCAAAGCCCACGATATGGTGCGCGAGTTTCACCTCCTCGAAAAAATCCATCCGGTGTTCCCCGAAGCGCCGCGTCCCGTCTTTT is part of the Deinococcus detaillensis genome and encodes:
- a CDS encoding acyl-CoA dehydrogenase family protein, which codes for MTGTLDQTTAVFTRSGRTQDLQQRLSAFMQEHIYPNEAEFARQVDTGNRWEHVQLIEDLKPLAREAGLWNLFLPRESDPEGQFGAGLSSLDYAPLCEIMGRVWWAPEIFNCNAPDTGNMEVLTRYGTKEQQETWLTPLLNGEIRSCFAMTEPEVASSDATNIESSITRDGDEYVLNGRKWWTSGAGDPRCKVVIFMGKTDPNAERHLQQSMILVPLDAKGVTIKRMLTVFGYDDAPHGHAEVIFENVRVPVTSMLLGEGRGFEIAQGRLGPGRIHHCMRLIGQAERALELMVARAAERVAFGKPLAAHQHVHELIAESRIEIDQARLLTLQAAHMMDTVGNKAARSQIAAIKVVAPNVALKVIDRAIQVFGGAGVSGDTPLAQMYAQARTLRLADGPDIVHLETVAKMELKRQGVDTRRKANGA
- a CDS encoding SDR family NAD(P)-dependent oxidoreductase, whose protein sequence is MELKGKTVVVTGSASGIGKALTERFVKEGARVIASDRSAEAGQREAESAGARFVAADVSHEKDIQRLIEDVWANEGEIDLFCSNAGIAIGAGPESPDSQWRLIENVNVMSHVWAARHLLPRMLERGEGYLFNTASAAGLLTELHSAPYAVTKHAALAFAEWLAITYGDRGIKVSCLCPEGVWTPMIQNAPLLQQTAVTTDVLVEAVLEALHEEKFLITTHASTLQSFQVKAENYDNWIGKMRRLRGKAMALLQNASVGSKPE
- a CDS encoding FadR/GntR family transcriptional regulator; this encodes MTKLPTTDQTADSRAFQVSRYLMEYIRHERLKAGDAVPSEMKLSRELNVSRSVVREAYRTLAATGVIDISNGRTPRVSRIDSLPVSALMRHAMYTGQVTPLQIMELRSALDTQAARLAARHATPDALESLQRALDAMREAGPIGGAYIRHDVHFHALLAEASGNPLIALQVTALSKAARYSIRAGRNAEPSALGFAELLMRHQVLLAAVKAGHEQAAVEASQMHFTAAEAALDLALQEE
- a CDS encoding enoyl-CoA hydratase-related protein, giving the protein MTSSNPVLLSETKNAVLTLSLNRPERLNAANDELLFSLTEALKAAETDPAVRVVVITGAGRGFCAGQDLGDVQNREGSTNFTEHLRHTYIPLIQTIRGLKKPVITAVNGVAAGAGASLALSGDVRLWSENATLIEVFSNIALIPDAGSTWFLPRSVGAARAFELMAFAEKVSAADGLKMGLCEQVYSAETFADDVQAYAERLAARPLNALALTKQALNFALSSSLDAALDNESVLQQLAGDHAEHKEGVRAFAEKRKPDFGKF